A single window of Halococcus saccharolyticus DSM 5350 DNA harbors:
- a CDS encoding NOB1 family endonuclease: protein MELLDASAFIHEYDADGDIATVPAVEAELDGESAYRFDALEGGGMYIHVPEEAVVERVERTARESGDAAELSTTDVRLLAAAFELDARLVTDDYAMQNVAERLDVRIELIAREGITEERDWRFQCAGCGREFDENKDRCPICGSDLARKNPS from the coding sequence ATGGAACTCCTCGACGCCTCGGCGTTCATCCACGAGTACGACGCCGACGGAGACATCGCGACGGTCCCTGCAGTCGAAGCCGAGCTCGACGGCGAGAGCGCCTACCGCTTCGACGCGCTCGAAGGCGGCGGAATGTACATCCACGTCCCCGAGGAGGCGGTCGTCGAACGGGTCGAGCGTACCGCCCGCGAGAGCGGCGACGCGGCGGAGCTCTCGACCACCGACGTCCGACTCCTCGCGGCGGCGTTCGAACTCGACGCACGGCTCGTGACCGACGACTACGCGATGCAGAACGTCGCCGAGCGCCTCGACGTGCGGATCGAACTCATCGCGCGCGAGGGGATCACCGAGGAGCGCGACTGGCGCTTCCAGTGTGCCGGCTGTGGCCGCGAGTTCGACGAGAACAAGGATCGGTGTCCGATCTGTGGCAGCGACCTCGCGCGGAAGAACCCATCGTAG
- a CDS encoding PRC-barrel domain-containing protein has translation MPDVLARSLLDKAVMGSDGTELGTLSTVTLDSETGQLHDLVITPRNEAEGQIDLERDDEGRYTVPIGSVQAVKDHIVVGR, from the coding sequence ATGCCGGACGTACTCGCACGGAGCCTGCTCGACAAAGCCGTCATGGGCTCGGATGGAACCGAGCTCGGCACGCTCTCGACTGTGACGCTCGACTCCGAGACGGGACAGCTCCACGATCTCGTCATCACGCCCCGAAACGAGGCCGAGGGGCAGATCGACCTCGAGCGTGACGACGAGGGCCGGTACACGGTCCCGATCGGCAGCGTCCAGGCGGTCAAAGACCACATCGTCGTCGGTCGGTGA